One Candidatus Paceibacterota bacterium genomic window carries:
- the pyrH gene encoding UMP kinase: MEEAIIISLGGSLIVPENIDVEFLKDFKKLILEQVAKGKKFVIITGGGGTNKKYNEAVKKLANPSNDDLDWIGIASLRLNAELVRVMFGDLANAKVVDNFSKEFSFEKSIVIGSAFEPGKSSDWDATLAAQKVGAKKIINLSNTDYVYDSDPRVNPDAKKIESISWALYRALIPKEWNPRMNSPFDPIASKIAEEEKITVITMNGKPIDNLAKCLSGEKFIGSVIS; the protein is encoded by the coding sequence TGTAGAATTTTTAAAAGATTTTAAAAAGCTTATTTTGGAGCAGGTGGCGAAAGGTAAAAAGTTTGTGATCATTACCGGCGGGGGAGGAACTAACAAGAAATACAACGAAGCTGTAAAAAAACTTGCGAATCCATCCAATGATGATCTTGATTGGATAGGAATCGCTTCTCTTAGATTAAACGCTGAGCTAGTGAGAGTGATGTTTGGAGATTTGGCTAATGCTAAAGTCGTTGATAATTTCTCCAAAGAATTTTCTTTTGAGAAATCAATAGTTATAGGTTCAGCTTTTGAACCCGGAAAAAGTTCCGATTGGGATGCTACCTTGGCTGCCCAAAAAGTCGGCGCGAAAAAAATAATTAATTTGTCCAATACTGATTATGTTTATGATTCTGATCCGAGAGTAAACCCTGATGCCAAGAAAATCGAAAGCATTTCTTGGGCTCTATACCGAGCGCTTATTCCGAAAGAGTGGAATCCGAGGATGAATTCTCCTTTTGACCCTATCGCTTCCAAAATAGCCGAAGAAGAAAAAATTACTGTGATCACTATGAACGGTAAGCCGATCGATAATCTAGCAAAATGTCTCAGCGGAGAGAAGTTTATAGGGTCAGTAATTTCTTGA